In one window of Juglans regia cultivar Chandler chromosome 3, Walnut 2.0, whole genome shotgun sequence DNA:
- the LOC108984177 gene encoding dnaJ homolog subfamily B member 13-like codes for MGVDYYKVLQVDKSAKDDDLKKAYRKLAMKWHPDKNPNNKKEAESRFKQISEAYEVLSDPQKRAIYDQYGEEGLKGQVPPPDAGGPAGASFFQTGDGPTTFRFNPRNANDIFAEFFGFSSPYGGMGGSGVRSSSRSFGGMYGDDIFSSFGESRPMSQGPRKAAPIENTLLCSLEELYKGTTKKMKISREIADASGKTLPVEEILTIEIKPGWKKGTKITFPEKGNEQPYVIPADLVFIVDEKPHSTFTRDGNDLVITLKITLAEALTGYTVHLTTLDGRSLTIPINNVIHPNYEEVVPKEGMPIPKDPSKRGNLRIKFNIKFPTRLTAEQKSGIKKLLAS; via the exons ATGGGTGTGGATTACTACAAGGTATTGCAGGTAGACAAGAGCGCCAAGGATGATGATCTGAAGAAAGCTTACAGGAAGCTTGCCATGAAATGGCACCCTGATAAGAACCCAAACAATAAGAAAGAAGCAGAGTCCAGATTCAAACAGATCTCTGAGGCTTATGAG GTTCTAAGTGATCCCCAAAAGAGAGCAATCTATGATCAGTATGGCGAAGAAGGGCTTAAAGGTCAAGTGCCTCCACCTGATGCTGGGGGACCTGCTGGCGCTTCCTTCTTCCAAACTGGGGATGGCCCAACGACATTCAGATTCAACCCCAGAAATGCGAATGACATTTTTGCCGAATTTTTTGGCTTTTCAAGCCCTTACGGAGGGATGGGAGGCAGTGGCGTGAGGAGTAGTTCAAGGTCCTTCGGCGGGATGTATGGGGATGACATCTTTAGCTCATTTGGGGAGAGCAGACCGATGAGTCAGGGTCCGCGAAAGGCTGCTCCTATTGAAAATACGCTGCTCTGTAGCCTCGAGGAGCTATATAAGGGGACTACCAAAAAGATGAAGATCTCAAGGGAAATTGCGGATGCGAGTGG GAAGACCTTGCCTGTGGAGGAAATTCTAACCATCGAAATTAAGCCTGGGTGGAAGAAGGGAACAAAAATCACCTTCCCAGAGAAAGGGAACGAGCAGCCATATGTCATTCCAGCGGATCTTGTATTCATAGTTGATGAGAAACCGCACAGCACATTTACAAGGGATGGTAACGACCTGGTCATCACGCTGAAGATTACGCTTGCAGAAGCTTTAACAGGTTACACAGTCCATCTCACAACACTTGATGGAAGGAGCTTGACCATTCCCATCAACAATGTAATTCATCCAAACTATGAAGAGGTTGTGCCAAAAGAAGGTATGCCAATACCAAAAGATCCCTCAAAGAGAGGTAACCTAAGAATCAAGTTCAACATCAAATTCCCAACAAGATTGACTGCTGAGCAGAAGTCTGGAATCAAGAAACTATTGGCATCTTAA